The following are from one region of the Rosettibacter firmus genome:
- a CDS encoding T9SS type A sorting domain-containing protein gives MKKILILILLLLNQYFYSQQYIKIMTYNIHDYTPYNPTPDNPTRLDWDNPALKYVINYVKPDILVCQEVRDLASVNQLMNYVLDNNYAVADFVESENMNSVLFYKEDKFISLGNFIHPAETRPFNEFPVVHRTTNDTLIIFSVHLKANSITSDNSENIRRRGVAADSIRKRTSQLPSNKNFIILGDFNTLLGSEPAIQKLIDKSYKGYVLDPLDAIGEWGDNPDYAFTHTMYAENLTVRFDMILISQAVKDPGGIEYVENSYTVVGNDGKHFGKSINYGLNPYQRVLADSLISASDHLPVYAIFKFTGTTNIDELNNRFTFHLNQNYPNPFNSETTISYSISYPSFIKLKVYDLLGNEITTLVDDYKSAGNYQIKFNAEKFSLSSGIYFYKLVAENFSETRVMVYIK, from the coding sequence ATGAAGAAAATTCTTATTCTAATTTTATTGCTATTAAATCAGTACTTTTATTCTCAACAGTATATTAAGATAATGACTTATAATATTCATGATTATACACCATATAATCCTACTCCCGACAATCCAACAAGATTGGATTGGGATAATCCAGCATTAAAGTATGTAATTAATTATGTTAAACCTGATATACTTGTTTGTCAGGAAGTAAGAGATTTAGCATCTGTTAATCAACTTATGAATTATGTTCTGGATAATAATTATGCAGTTGCAGATTTCGTTGAATCAGAAAATATGAATAGTGTTCTTTTTTATAAAGAGGATAAATTTATTTCTCTTGGAAATTTTATTCATCCAGCAGAAACACGCCCATTTAATGAATTTCCTGTTGTTCATAGAACTACAAATGATACATTAATTATTTTTTCTGTTCACCTTAAAGCAAATAGTATAACAAGTGATAATTCCGAGAATATTCGGAGAAGAGGCGTTGCAGCAGATTCAATACGTAAAAGGACTTCACAACTTCCTTCGAATAAGAATTTTATTATACTTGGAGATTTTAATACACTCTTAGGTTCTGAACCTGCAATTCAAAAATTAATAGATAAAAGTTATAAAGGATACGTGCTCGATCCACTTGATGCTATTGGTGAATGGGGAGATAATCCAGATTATGCTTTTACTCACACAATGTATGCAGAAAATTTAACAGTAAGATTTGATATGATACTTATTTCTCAGGCTGTGAAAGATCCTGGCGGAATTGAATATGTAGAAAACTCATATACAGTTGTTGGAAATGATGGAAAGCATTTTGGTAAATCAATTAATTATGGTCTCAATCCTTATCAAAGAGTGCTGGCAGATTCTTTAATTTCTGCTTCGGATCATTTACCTGTTTATGCAATATTCAAATTTACTGGTACAACAAATATTGATGAGCTTAATAATCGATTTACTTTTCATCTTAATCAGAACTATCCAAATCCATTTAATAGCGAAACAACAATTTCATATTCTATATCATATCCTTCATTTATAAAATTAAAAGTCTATGATCTGCTCGGCAACGAAATAACAACTCTGGTTGATGATTATAAATCAGCTGGCAATTATCAAATAAAATTTAATGCGGAAAAGTTCTCTCTATCATCTGGTATTTATTTTTATAAATTAGTAGCAGAGAATTTTTCGGAAACAAGAGTAATGGTTTATATAAAGTAA
- a CDS encoding YitT family protein — translation MLKKIIKKYPIIDYTAIVIGAAIMSLGIGVFLVDARVVPGGVSGLAMAIYYLSGNKISVGTLVWILNIPLFIWGLKELGKKFGMRTFVGFSLNSFFIDLFRGDIPGLHSIQLHKSQAVLDLYKNDFLFMIIIGSVLLGIGLGIIFKFKGTTAGSDIVASILHKRFGIKPGQAIMLIDFFVIALAGFIIDAKNLSPERPALTLTFYAIFLLFVSSRLIDMILDGFDYARAAYIISDKYEELIESILKEMGRGCTAVKTRGTFRNIEREMLLTVVPLREVSKLVDVVKAIDPSAFVIIYNVHEVLGEGFRRRI, via the coding sequence ATGTTGAAAAAGATAATCAAAAAATATCCAATCATAGATTATACTGCTATTGTAATTGGTGCTGCAATTATGTCTCTGGGAATTGGAGTCTTTCTTGTTGATGCAAGAGTAGTTCCTGGTGGAGTAAGTGGACTTGCAATGGCAATTTATTATCTATCTGGCAATAAAATTTCTGTTGGTACTCTTGTCTGGATTCTTAATATTCCTTTATTTATCTGGGGCTTGAAAGAATTAGGCAAAAAATTTGGGATGCGAACTTTTGTTGGATTTTCTCTTAATTCATTTTTTATTGATTTATTTAGAGGTGATATTCCTGGATTGCATTCAATTCAATTGCATAAATCTCAAGCTGTTTTAGATCTCTATAAAAATGATTTTTTGTTTATGATTATTATTGGTTCTGTATTGCTTGGAATTGGATTAGGAATAATTTTCAAATTCAAAGGTACAACTGCTGGTTCTGATATTGTTGCTTCGATACTTCATAAACGTTTTGGAATAAAACCAGGACAGGCAATAATGCTGATTGATTTCTTTGTTATAGCTCTCGCAGGTTTTATTATTGATGCAAAAAATCTATCGCCAGAAAGACCAGCATTAACTCTTACCTTTTATGCTATATTTTTACTTTTTGTATCATCTCGATTAATTGATATGATTCTTGATGGATTCGATTATGCAAGAGCAGCATATATAATTTCTGATAAATATGAGGAATTAATTGAATCAATCTTAAAAGAGATGGGACGAGGTTGCACTGCAGTTAAAACACGTGGAACATTCAGAAATATTGAACGAGAAATGCTACTCACTGTTGTTCCTTTAAGAGAAGTATCTAAACTGGTTGATGTTGTAAAGGCTATTGACCCTTCAGCTTTTGTGATTATTTATAATGTTCACGAAGTACTTGGAGAGGGATTTAGAAGAAGAATTTAA
- a CDS encoding methyltransferase, whose amino-acid sequence MEKEFFTSEDLRALASSFQQSRILLTAVELKIFTVLDKHLLTSKEVAEKINTDWRATDRLMNALCAMGLLKKINGKFYNTESASQFLVENKPDFMGGLFHTNELWKSWSTLTEAVRKGHSVYKRDLENSKWTKSFIAAMHYRALKEATVVSYMIDLKRVKKMLDVGGGSGAFSMKFIEANPEIKAVIFDLPEVIPLTKLYVENFSLKENISFIEGNYLIDNFGNQYDLIFLSAIVHINSYEENKLLIKKCYDSLNENGQIVIKDWIMDEDRIKPEGGAIFAINMLVGTKNGDTYTETEMREWLNDAGIKKMERKDTGFGFSLLIGYKD is encoded by the coding sequence ATGGAAAAAGAATTTTTTACATCAGAAGATTTAAGGGCATTAGCCAGTTCATTTCAACAAAGTAGAATTTTATTAACTGCAGTTGAACTGAAAATTTTTACTGTCCTTGATAAACATTTGCTCACGTCAAAAGAAGTTGCAGAAAAAATAAATACAGATTGGCGAGCAACAGATCGACTAATGAATGCTTTATGTGCTATGGGATTATTAAAAAAAATTAATGGCAAATTTTATAATACTGAAAGTGCTTCTCAATTCCTTGTAGAAAATAAACCAGATTTTATGGGAGGATTGTTTCATACCAACGAACTATGGAAATCGTGGAGTACTTTAACAGAAGCAGTTAGAAAAGGTCATTCAGTTTATAAAAGAGATCTTGAGAATTCGAAATGGACTAAATCTTTTATTGCTGCAATGCATTACCGTGCTTTAAAAGAAGCAACGGTTGTTTCATATATGATTGATCTTAAAAGAGTAAAAAAAATGCTCGATGTTGGTGGTGGCTCAGGAGCTTTTTCAATGAAATTTATAGAAGCAAATCCTGAAATTAAAGCTGTAATTTTTGATTTACCCGAAGTGATTCCTTTAACAAAATTATATGTGGAAAATTTTTCTTTGAAAGAAAATATTTCATTTATTGAAGGGAATTATCTCATAGATAATTTTGGTAATCAATATGACTTAATTTTTCTTTCTGCAATTGTTCATATCAATAGTTATGAAGAGAATAAATTGTTGATAAAAAAATGTTATGATTCACTCAATGAAAATGGACAGATTGTTATTAAAGATTGGATAATGGACGAAGATAGAATTAAACCCGAAGGTGGTGCTATATTTGCTATTAATATGCTCGTTGGAACAAAGAATGGTGATACTTATACAGAAACTGAAATGAGAGAATGGTTGAATGATGCTGGAATTAAAAAAATGGAAAGAAAAGATACTGGCTTTGGCTTTTCTTTATTAATTGGTTATAAAGATTAA
- a CDS encoding sensor histidine kinase, giving the protein MKNLILKIFRKKHHQKINLCEEKYNHILKSLNAISYQINIQNPNFIYMEGCVEELTGYKPEDFITGKQFWFHIIHEDDLKNVIKESNKLITNNNYIADNEYRIINKNGEIKWVRDIANSKVVNGKKFIMGLLYDITKQKEKDEELLFIKQSIENARLPIFWINAKGEILYVNKSACEKLEYKKDELLKMTVFDIDKSIKKDKWETHWQKTLDKNSYTFQTIHTTKSGKEIPVEVFVDTYKFKDKFIHTDFVLDISERIAHEKELLDAKEKAEISDRLKSAFLSQMSHEIRTPLQKILGFVSLIRDYLESSLNYVDKEIEDYFTSINLSSKRLIRTIDTILNMSEMQLNSYTPVFIERDLYPLILDLYNDFKHEAELKKLKFDLVALTEFTKVKIDEYSTIQIFENLIDNAIKYTDAGEVKIIVGRNNNNTLFVEISDTGIGMSEKYIERLFQPFNQEEIGYTRRYEGLGLGLALVKKYCDLNNATIDVSSKKGEGTSIRIIFPSSIPGINYSNDSLRRVELNRF; this is encoded by the coding sequence TTGAAAAACTTAATACTAAAAATATTCAGAAAAAAACATCATCAAAAAATAAATTTATGCGAAGAAAAATATAACCATATTTTAAAAAGCCTTAATGCTATTTCCTACCAGATCAACATTCAAAATCCAAATTTTATTTATATGGAAGGTTGTGTTGAAGAATTGACAGGATACAAACCAGAAGATTTCATAACAGGGAAACAATTCTGGTTTCATATAATCCATGAAGACGATTTAAAAAATGTAATTAAAGAATCAAATAAATTAATTACAAATAATAATTACATAGCTGATAATGAATACAGAATAATTAATAAAAATGGTGAAATAAAATGGGTTAGAGACATCGCAAATTCTAAAGTTGTGAATGGGAAAAAATTTATTATGGGTTTACTTTATGACATTACAAAGCAAAAAGAAAAAGATGAAGAGTTATTATTTATAAAACAATCAATAGAAAATGCAAGACTTCCTATTTTCTGGATTAATGCCAAAGGTGAAATACTATACGTAAATAAATCAGCCTGTGAAAAATTAGAATACAAGAAAGACGAACTCCTTAAGATGACGGTTTTTGATATTGATAAAAGCATTAAAAAAGATAAATGGGAAACTCACTGGCAAAAAACTCTCGATAAAAATTCTTATACATTTCAAACTATTCATACAACAAAATCGGGAAAAGAAATTCCTGTAGAAGTTTTTGTAGACACATATAAATTTAAAGACAAATTTATTCATACAGATTTTGTTCTCGATATATCTGAAAGAATTGCACATGAAAAAGAATTGCTGGATGCAAAAGAAAAAGCTGAAATTTCTGATAGATTAAAATCTGCATTCCTTTCACAAATGTCTCACGAAATCCGAACGCCACTTCAAAAAATCTTAGGTTTTGTTTCACTTATAAGAGATTATCTTGAATCATCATTAAATTATGTTGATAAAGAAATAGAAGATTATTTTACTTCGATTAATCTCTCAAGCAAAAGACTGATAAGAACAATTGATACAATTTTAAATATGTCCGAAATGCAATTAAATTCTTATACACCAGTCTTTATTGAAAGAGATTTGTATCCCCTGATACTCGATTTATATAATGATTTCAAACACGAAGCAGAATTAAAAAAACTAAAATTTGATCTCGTTGCTCTAACTGAATTTACAAAAGTTAAAATTGATGAGTACAGTACCATTCAGATTTTTGAAAACCTGATTGACAATGCAATCAAATATACAGATGCTGGTGAAGTCAAAATTATAGTTGGTCGAAATAACAATAATACTCTTTTTGTAGAAATAAGTGACACTGGCATTGGGATGAGTGAAAAATATATAGAAAGATTATTTCAACCTTTCAATCAAGAAGAGATAGGATACACAAGAAGATACGAAGGACTTGGTTTAGGTCTTGCACTCGTAAAAAAATATTGTGATTTAAATAATGCAACAATTGATGTTAGCAGTAAGAAGGGAGAAGGTACAAGCATAAGAATTATATTTCCTTCCTCTATCCCTGGTATTAATTACTCAAACGATTCTTTGCGTCGAGTTGAACTAAATAGATTTTAG
- a CDS encoding pseudouridine synthase produces MKIVSLPRALSKLGFCSRKKAESLIIEGKVLVNGKVVKDIKKRVDIDSDKIQVEDKTINQTIGIYIALNKPRGLVTTLSDEKNRDTVFKCFENYDLPYIFPVGRLDKASEGLLLFTNDTEWANKIISPESHIEKKYHVQINKIADEDLINNLIKGCLIDNEFLKVKDAKVIRAGKKNSWLEIILDEGKNRHIRRMLSFFGVDVLRLIRISIGEIKLGNLPKGKFRFLTTKEIQLFK; encoded by the coding sequence ATGAAAATTGTAAGTCTACCACGTGCACTATCTAAACTTGGCTTTTGTTCGAGAAAAAAAGCTGAAAGTTTGATAATCGAAGGAAAAGTTCTGGTTAATGGAAAAGTAGTTAAGGATATTAAAAAGAGAGTAGATATTGACAGCGACAAAATTCAGGTGGAAGATAAAACAATTAATCAGACTATCGGGATTTATATCGCTTTAAATAAACCGCGAGGTTTAGTAACAACATTGTCAGACGAAAAAAATAGAGACACAGTTTTTAAGTGTTTTGAGAATTATGATTTACCATATATTTTTCCTGTTGGTAGACTTGATAAAGCAAGTGAAGGATTGTTGTTATTCACAAATGATACTGAGTGGGCAAATAAAATAATTTCACCTGAATCTCACATTGAAAAAAAATATCATGTTCAGATAAATAAAATTGCTGATGAAGATTTGATTAATAATTTAATTAAAGGATGTTTGATTGATAATGAGTTCTTAAAAGTAAAAGATGCTAAAGTTATAAGAGCAGGCAAAAAGAATAGCTGGCTCGAAATAATTCTTGATGAAGGAAAAAATAGGCACATAAGAAGAATGCTTTCATTTTTTGGTGTTGATGTTTTGAGGTTGATAAGAATATCGATTGGAGAAATTAAATTAGGAAATCTTCCTAAAGGAAAATTTAGATTTTTGACCACAAAGGAGATACAGTTATTTAAATAA
- the trmB gene encoding tRNA (guanosine(46)-N7)-methyltransferase TrmB, with amino-acid sequence MPRRKHIKIAEVRTFENVFDYKQENVEQHIINYLGSDKPVTLELGCGQADYSINLAKLYPHRNFIGVDRKAARLWNASKNANSEKLKNVAFLIAYIEKLNEIFQRIKAEEIWITFPDPYPRRSSIKKRLVHPRFLEVYKNILLPEGKIFLKTDDDTLYAYTLKVIEEEKLILHKSTDDLYKSDLLSEEEKIQTKYEKQHLAEGKKIKLVCFSFNDIA; translated from the coding sequence ATGCCAAGAAGAAAACACATAAAAATTGCTGAAGTTAGAACATTTGAGAATGTGTTCGATTATAAACAGGAAAATGTAGAACAACATATTATAAATTATCTTGGTTCTGATAAACCTGTAACATTAGAACTTGGATGTGGTCAAGCCGATTATTCTATTAACCTTGCAAAACTTTATCCTCATAGAAATTTTATTGGTGTTGATCGTAAAGCAGCACGTTTATGGAATGCATCAAAAAATGCAAATAGCGAAAAATTAAAAAATGTAGCTTTCTTAATTGCTTATATTGAAAAACTAAATGAAATTTTTCAACGAATAAAAGCTGAAGAAATCTGGATTACATTTCCAGATCCATACCCAAGAAGAAGTAGCATCAAGAAACGTCTTGTACATCCAAGATTTCTTGAAGTTTATAAAAACATTTTACTACCAGAAGGGAAAATTTTTCTTAAGACTGACGATGATACTCTTTATGCTTATACACTAAAAGTAATTGAAGAAGAAAAACTCATTTTACATAAATCAACAGATGATCTTTATAAATCAGATTTACTTTCAGAAGAAGAAAAAATTCAAACGAAATATGAAAAGCAACATTTAGCCGAAGGAAAGAAAATTAAACTTGTTTGTTTTTCTTTTAATGATATTGCATAG
- a CDS encoding FKBP-type peptidyl-prolyl cis-trans isomerase encodes MAIAKSGDTVRVHYTGTLNNGQQFDSSLGGEPLEFTIGDGTILEKFEEAVIGLQPGESINITIPSDEAYGPRRDDLIIKISNANLPPDLNPEVGMKLHMETADHQIIALKVVEVLPDGVMIDANHELAGEDLNFNIQLIEIVS; translated from the coding sequence ATGGCAATAGCAAAAAGCGGAGATACTGTAAGGGTTCATTATACCGGGACACTAAATAATGGTCAACAATTTGACTCGTCATTAGGAGGTGAACCTTTAGAATTTACAATTGGCGACGGAACAATTCTTGAAAAATTTGAAGAGGCAGTAATTGGACTACAACCAGGTGAATCAATTAATATTACAATACCATCAGATGAAGCTTATGGTCCAAGAAGAGATGATCTGATAATTAAGATTAGCAATGCTAATCTTCCACCAGATTTAAATCCTGAAGTTGGAATGAAACTTCACATGGAAACAGCAGATCATCAAATAATTGCATTAAAAGTTGTGGAAGTTCTTCCTGATGGTGTAATGATTGACGCAAATCATGAATTGGCAGGTGAGGATTTGAATTTTAATATTCAGCTAATCGAAATTGTATCATAA
- a CDS encoding GNAT family N-acetyltransferase, protein MQIIYKYDIIPEVEQIIEVFNSSGIKRPTNDKERINKMFFYSNLVVTAWDGENLIGIARALTDYCYCCYLSDLAVKKEYQNKGIGKKLIELIREKIGEQSMLLLLSAPNAMEYYPKIGFEKAENAFIIKRTK, encoded by the coding sequence ATGCAAATAATCTATAAATATGATATTATTCCTGAAGTTGAACAAATAATCGAAGTTTTTAATAGTTCTGGTATAAAAAGACCAACAAATGATAAAGAAAGAATAAATAAAATGTTTTTTTATTCAAATCTTGTAGTTACTGCATGGGATGGAGAAAATCTTATTGGTATTGCTCGAGCTTTAACAGATTATTGTTATTGTTGTTATTTATCAGACCTTGCAGTAAAAAAAGAATATCAAAATAAAGGAATTGGTAAAAAGTTAATTGAACTTATTAGAGAAAAAATTGGAGAACAAAGCATGCTTCTTTTACTTTCGGCTCCAAATGCTATGGAATATTATCCAAAAATTGGATTTGAAAAAGCTGAGAATGCTTTTATAATCAAAAGAACCAAGTAA
- a CDS encoding class I SAM-dependent methyltransferase codes for MKSYLNEFKMNEMIDVLDELPFWSAPFGFKLLDFINYKKNITALDIGSGTGFPLIEIAMRLGNSSKVYGIDPWKEVLERIRKKINYYEINNVTLIESSAEVIPLDDESIDLITSNNGINNVTDIDKVISECSRIMKKDGQFVFTMNTELTMIEFYTQLESILNEMKMESEVKLMHQHILNKRPPIKNILSLLNKYGFQIKDLEQAQFNYRFADGTSMFNHYFIRLAFISSWIKLLPEDKVEEIFDKIETRFNEQSIKYGEIKLSVPYAVFNTIKM; via the coding sequence ATGAAAAGTTATCTCAACGAATTTAAAATGAATGAAATGATTGATGTACTGGATGAATTACCATTCTGGTCAGCTCCATTTGGTTTTAAGCTACTGGATTTTATCAATTACAAAAAAAATATAACTGCTTTAGATATTGGCTCTGGCACAGGTTTTCCTTTAATTGAAATAGCAATGCGATTAGGAAATAGTTCTAAAGTTTATGGAATTGATCCATGGAAAGAAGTTTTAGAACGCATTAGAAAAAAAATTAATTATTATGAAATCAACAATGTTACACTAATTGAAAGCTCTGCAGAAGTAATTCCACTTGATGATGAATCTATTGATCTTATTACAAGCAATAATGGAATCAATAATGTTACTGATATAGACAAAGTAATTTCTGAGTGCTCAAGAATCATGAAAAAGGATGGTCAATTTGTTTTTACAATGAATACAGAATTAACGATGATTGAATTTTATACACAATTAGAAAGTATTTTAAATGAGATGAAAATGGAATCAGAAGTAAAATTAATGCATCAACATATTTTAAATAAACGTCCACCAATAAAAAATATATTATCATTACTCAATAAATATGGATTTCAAATAAAAGATTTAGAACAGGCTCAATTTAACTACAGATTTGCAGATGGCACTTCAATGTTCAATCATTATTTTATTCGTCTTGCATTTATAAGTTCTTGGATAAAGTTATTACCAGAAGATAAAGTTGAAGAGATTTTTGATAAAATTGAAACTCGCTTTAATGAACAATCAATAAAATATGGAGAGATTAAACTCAGTGTTCCTTATGCTGTATTTAATACAATAAAAATGTAA
- a CDS encoding GDSL-type esterase/lipase family protein, with translation MISKITNQLFNIQILLLLFLFINSKSLISQTKKWVGTWATAPQLVEPNNMPPSPGLTNNSLRQVVRVSIGGDTIRLKFSNEFSNEAVTMKSVQIAVSTGGSSIDISTNKELTFNGKPEITMNPGTAVVSDPIAFNLKPRMDVAITIYYGQTSSTVTGHPGSRTTSYLLPGNDPSVKDFSNAIKTDHWYNINAIEVLVPSNYASVAILGNSITDGRGSTTNMQNRWTDIFSEKLLKDPRTQHIGVLNLGIGGNCVLSGGLGPTAISRFDRDILSQSSVRWIIVFIGVNDIGKVTTEESAKTTANNLIDAYKQMIAKAHAKNIRIYGATITPFKGNQYYNQYSEMCRSVVNQWIRTKGNFDACIDFDKIMRDPADTLKLISSFQNDGLHPDADGYKKMGESIDLNLFTGEDTVFQQGKLEYFWFEAEKFVKSGSNFNVISDIAASNGKYITVKPGVQSLNSPPSKEDLIEIPVSILYDTTYNIFGRINCPSYNDDSFWITVDNELFYNANGLKTNGWEWFKLNSYSLKKGNHILKIGYREDGACLDKICITNDLFAPVGMGGIDSTLSTVKLETLPKGFLLEQNFPNPFNPNTNISFTIPVDTFVSLKIYDTLGKEITSLVSEKLLAGKYSKQWNAEGLSSGVYFYRINAGNFTQTKKLVLLR, from the coding sequence ATGATAAGTAAAATAACAAACCAACTTTTTAATATTCAGATACTCTTGCTTCTGTTCTTATTTATAAACTCAAAATCTTTAATCAGCCAGACAAAAAAATGGGTTGGCACATGGGCTACTGCACCCCAACTTGTTGAACCCAATAATATGCCACCATCTCCAGGTTTAACAAATAATTCACTAAGACAGGTTGTAAGAGTTTCGATTGGAGGAGACACAATAAGACTTAAATTCTCAAATGAATTTAGCAACGAAGCTGTTACAATGAAATCAGTTCAAATTGCTGTATCAACTGGAGGAAGTTCAATTGACATAAGTACAAATAAAGAACTTACTTTTAATGGTAAACCAGAAATAACAATGAATCCAGGTACTGCTGTTGTATCCGATCCAATTGCATTTAATTTAAAACCAAGAATGGATGTTGCAATAACAATATATTATGGTCAAACATCATCAACAGTTACAGGACATCCTGGTTCTCGCACCACTTCATATTTATTGCCAGGAAATGATCCTTCGGTAAAAGATTTTAGTAATGCAATCAAAACAGATCACTGGTATAACATAAATGCAATTGAAGTTCTTGTCCCATCAAATTATGCAAGTGTAGCAATACTTGGTAATTCAATTACAGATGGAAGAGGTTCAACAACAAATATGCAAAATAGATGGACTGACATATTTTCAGAAAAACTTCTCAAAGATCCAAGAACACAACACATTGGTGTTTTAAATTTAGGAATTGGGGGGAATTGCGTTTTATCTGGTGGATTAGGTCCAACTGCAATTAGTCGTTTTGATAGAGACATCCTTTCTCAATCTTCCGTTCGATGGATTATTGTTTTCATTGGTGTGAATGATATTGGAAAAGTAACAACCGAAGAATCTGCTAAAACAACAGCTAATAATTTAATTGATGCATACAAACAGATGATAGCAAAAGCACATGCAAAAAATATTAGAATTTACGGTGCAACAATTACACCTTTCAAAGGGAATCAATATTATAATCAGTATAGTGAAATGTGTAGAAGTGTTGTTAATCAATGGATTCGTACAAAAGGAAATTTTGATGCCTGCATTGATTTCGATAAAATAATGCGAGATCCAGCCGATACATTAAAACTAATCTCTTCTTTTCAGAACGATGGATTACATCCAGATGCGGATGGATATAAAAAAATGGGGGAATCAATTGATCTGAATTTATTTACTGGAGAAGATACAGTATTTCAACAGGGCAAACTTGAGTATTTCTGGTTTGAAGCAGAAAAATTTGTTAAAAGCGGAAGTAATTTTAATGTAATATCAGATATTGCTGCATCGAATGGGAAATATATTACAGTAAAACCTGGTGTACAATCACTTAACTCTCCACCATCAAAAGAAGATCTGATTGAAATTCCTGTTTCAATTCTTTATGATACAACTTATAACATATTTGGTCGTATTAATTGTCCATCATACAATGATGATTCATTCTGGATAACAGTTGACAATGAACTATTTTATAATGCAAATGGATTAAAAACAAATGGATGGGAATGGTTTAAACTCAATAGTTATTCTTTAAAAAAAGGAAATCACATTCTAAAAATTGGTTACAGAGAAGATGGTGCTTGTCTTGATAAAATTTGCATTACCAATGATTTATTTGCTCCTGTTGGTATGGGCGGAATAGATTCAACATTATCTACTGTAAAATTAGAAACATTGCCAAAAGGATTTTTGCTTGAACAAAATTTTCCAAATCCTTTCAATCCAAATACAAATATCAGTTTCACAATTCCAGTAGATACATTTGTATCACTCAAAATATATGATACTTTAGGGAAAGAAATAACTTCTCTTGTATCCGAAAAACTTTTAGCAGGTAAATATTCAAAACAATGGAATGCCGAAGGTCTATCAAGTGGAGTATATTTTTATAGAATTAATGCTGGTAATTTTACTCAAACAAAAAAACTTGTTTTATTAAGATAA